The following proteins are encoded in a genomic region of Micrococcaceae bacterium Sec5.8:
- a CDS encoding DNA-3-methyladenine glycosylase has product MIIPPPGSADLRTFLSADARQVAPLLLGAVLTHQGHDGPVSVRITEVEAYLGPHDSLHPDPGSHTFRGATARNAPMFGTAGHLYVYFTYGMHHCANIVCGPAGVASAVLLRAGEIVAGGDLALTRRPTSKSAKDLASGPARLATALGLTTADSGRDALAAPFRLELPPARASEISAGPRVGVSGAGGSADYPWRFWLTGDPTVSRYKAAKIRLP; this is encoded by the coding sequence ATGATCATTCCGCCGCCCGGCAGCGCAGATCTCCGGACGTTTCTCTCCGCGGACGCCCGGCAAGTGGCTCCGTTGCTGCTCGGCGCGGTGCTGACGCACCAAGGGCATGATGGCCCGGTGTCGGTGCGGATCACGGAAGTGGAGGCTTACCTGGGCCCGCACGACTCGCTGCACCCGGACCCGGGCTCGCACACATTCCGCGGAGCCACCGCGCGCAACGCCCCGATGTTCGGCACGGCCGGCCATCTGTATGTCTACTTCACGTATGGCATGCACCACTGCGCCAACATCGTGTGCGGGCCGGCAGGCGTGGCGTCCGCCGTGTTGTTGCGGGCAGGGGAAATCGTCGCAGGCGGTGACCTGGCGCTCACCCGCCGGCCGACGTCGAAGTCCGCCAAGGACCTGGCGAGCGGACCAGCCCGCCTTGCCACGGCGCTCGGCCTCACGACGGCGGACAGCGGCCGGGACGCGCTGGCGGCACCGTTCCGGCTGGAACTGCCGCCGGCCCGTGCTTCAGAGATCAGCGCCGGACCCCGCGTCGGAGTCTCCGGCGCCGGCGGCTCCGCCGACTACCCGTGGCGGTTTTGGCTCACCGGGGACCCCACCGTCTCCCGGTACAAGGCGGCGAAGATACGGTTGCCCTGA
- a CDS encoding TlyA family RNA methyltransferase has product MSRLDQALVGRGLARSRTHAARLIAEGKVSSAGEVLAKASLQVHDDTVLDVAAADEDNYVSRAGHKLAGALDAFPAVSAAGKRCLDAGASTGGFTEVLLRRGAGHVVAVDVGHDQLVPVIRSDPRVSVHEGLNVRYMTSAEIGGPADLTVADLSFISLTLVLAPLAACTLPGGDLVLMVKPQFEIGKDRLGRTGVVTSERERRLAVGKVAAEAMDTGLELKGLASSPLPGQDGNVEYFLWIKRGFRTDLPKIEERDAAVAGLLRTIWPTTLWPND; this is encoded by the coding sequence ATGAGCAGGCTTGACCAGGCCCTCGTTGGCCGTGGGCTGGCACGGTCCCGCACCCATGCCGCCCGCCTGATCGCCGAAGGCAAGGTCAGCTCGGCCGGTGAGGTGCTCGCCAAAGCCTCCCTGCAGGTCCACGACGATACGGTCCTCGACGTAGCCGCCGCGGATGAGGACAACTACGTCAGCCGCGCCGGGCACAAGCTGGCTGGCGCGCTGGACGCGTTTCCCGCCGTTTCGGCGGCAGGCAAGCGGTGCCTGGACGCCGGCGCCTCCACCGGAGGGTTCACCGAAGTGCTGTTGCGCCGCGGTGCGGGGCACGTTGTGGCCGTCGACGTCGGCCACGACCAGCTGGTCCCCGTGATCCGCAGTGACCCCCGCGTCTCCGTCCACGAAGGACTCAACGTCCGTTACATGACATCCGCGGAAATCGGGGGACCGGCGGACCTGACGGTGGCAGATCTTTCCTTCATCTCACTCACCCTCGTGCTGGCACCCCTCGCAGCATGCACCTTACCCGGCGGGGACCTGGTGCTCATGGTCAAACCGCAGTTCGAGATCGGCAAGGACCGGCTGGGCCGCACCGGCGTCGTGACCTCGGAGCGGGAGCGCCGCCTCGCGGTCGGCAAAGTCGCCGCCGAAGCGATGGACACGGGCCTGGAACTGAAGGGCCTCGCCAGCAGCCCGCTGCCGGGCCAGGATGGAAACGTCGAGTACTTCCTGTGGATTAAGCGCGGTTTTCGAACAGACCTGCCTAAGATCGAAGAGCGGGACGCAGCCGTTGCTGGGTTACTGCGAACGATCTGGCCCACCACACTCTGGCCCAACGACTAG
- a CDS encoding HAD-IIA family hydrolase translates to MADAELIAAFDAVLSDLDGVVYAGPHAIPGAVESLRRLAGIGVGLVYVTNNASRTPAQVAQHLRDLGAPAADHQVVSSSQAAADLLVSLLPAGSRVLITGGDSLAQEIEMAGMVPVRSESERPVAVVQGFHPDLGWKDLAEAAYVVAGGALWVATNTDMSIPQTRGMAPGNGTLVAAVSAATGKCPLVAGKPEAPLFHAAAKRLAADRPLVVGDRLDTDILGGNNAGFATAAVLTGVDTRETILAARTLERPTYLINDLTDLYRPYPAIEHDGVQHRCGAASAVVHGRSVRVSGDRGDLNAWRAACSAWWTANPETSAALAPVLEWPDA, encoded by the coding sequence ATGGCAGACGCGGAGCTGATCGCGGCCTTCGATGCAGTCCTCTCCGACCTCGACGGCGTCGTGTACGCGGGCCCGCATGCCATACCGGGCGCGGTGGAATCGCTGCGCCGGCTCGCCGGGATCGGCGTCGGCCTGGTCTACGTCACGAACAACGCCTCCCGCACGCCCGCCCAGGTCGCGCAGCACCTGCGCGACCTCGGCGCGCCGGCGGCGGACCACCAGGTGGTCAGCTCCTCGCAGGCCGCAGCCGACTTGCTGGTGTCCCTGCTGCCGGCGGGTTCCCGCGTCCTGATCACCGGCGGTGACTCCCTCGCGCAGGAGATTGAAATGGCGGGGATGGTGCCGGTCCGCAGTGAGTCGGAGCGGCCCGTCGCCGTCGTCCAGGGCTTTCACCCGGACCTCGGGTGGAAGGACCTCGCGGAAGCCGCCTACGTCGTCGCCGGCGGAGCGCTGTGGGTCGCCACGAACACGGACATGTCCATTCCCCAGACCCGGGGCATGGCCCCGGGCAACGGCACCCTGGTCGCGGCGGTATCCGCAGCCACCGGGAAATGTCCCCTGGTTGCTGGCAAACCGGAAGCGCCGCTGTTCCATGCTGCCGCCAAACGCCTGGCAGCGGACCGGCCGCTGGTGGTCGGCGACCGGCTGGACACGGACATCCTTGGCGGCAACAACGCCGGATTCGCCACGGCGGCCGTTCTAACCGGCGTCGACACACGGGAGACGATCCTGGCCGCCCGCACCCTGGAACGGCCCACCTACCTCATCAACGACCTCACGGACCTCTACCGTCCCTACCCTGCCATTGAGCACGACGGCGTCCAGCACCGGTGCGGCGCGGCCTCCGCAGTCGTTCACGGGCGAAGCGTCCGCGTCAGCGGCGATCGCGGGGACCTCAACGCGTGGCGGGCGGCGTGCTCGGCCTGGTGGACGGCCAACCCGGAAACCTCCGCCGCCCTGGCCCCCGTCCTCGAATGGCCGGATGCCTAG
- a CDS encoding AAA family ATPase, translating into MHDADLVHERDYVAGLYTRLDELRAEKRAQLAQVRRAGAVGTMQNVSERDAFAALYEDRLAQLDAVDDRLVFGRLDLDSGEAQYIGRIGLTTEDLQRLMLDWRAPEAGHFYQATAFDRQGVRRRRHLILQGREVKAIEDDVLDADLLADNDSLQGEGALLAALNSKRTGRMSDIVGTIQSEQDRIIRSSISGALVVQGGPGTGKTAVALHRAAYLLYTHRDRLKTAGVLLVGPSSSFMKYIERVLPSLGETGVVMASVGRLMPGIHAVAEPESEVAAIKGRLEMADVVANAVANRQRIPAENRVLEVDGRKLLLTPRQVRRARDRARSTGKPHNEARVSFVKILLRELTEQMTELVEAGSIGNNADRSYLAEDVRSARDVRIAINLCWMPMTPEKLIGELLTRPAILEACTPHLSPAERALLLRPADAPWTEADVPLLDEAAELLGELDAAAGRGLAQQESDRARDLANAKQTLVNMETAGVDVLISAEELVDQNQEREARLTAAERATTDRSWAFGHIVVDEAQELSPMQWRLLVRRCPLKSFTIVGDIAQTSSVAGANSWQSALAPMFGDRWQLEELTVNYRTPSQIAEAAARMANAAGLVVSAPKAVREGRWSPVIDHVEPGRIISKLVEVLPQEIEALEGGLLAVIADGDLLPEATAALRAVYGRRVGTDAGSYEQNIVVISPREAKGLEFDGVVVLEPSAMLNHEHGRVGDLYVAMTRPTQRLRLIASAGVPAGIEE; encoded by the coding sequence ATGCATGACGCTGATTTGGTCCATGAACGCGACTACGTGGCCGGACTTTATACCCGGTTGGATGAGTTGCGGGCGGAAAAGCGTGCCCAGCTGGCGCAGGTCCGGCGCGCAGGCGCGGTGGGCACCATGCAGAACGTTTCCGAGCGGGATGCGTTCGCGGCCCTGTACGAGGACCGCCTGGCGCAGCTGGACGCCGTCGACGACCGTTTGGTATTCGGCCGTCTAGACCTCGACTCGGGCGAAGCCCAGTACATCGGCCGGATCGGCCTGACCACCGAGGACCTCCAGCGTCTCATGCTGGACTGGCGTGCCCCGGAAGCCGGACACTTTTACCAGGCCACCGCGTTCGACCGGCAGGGTGTGCGCCGCCGCCGGCACCTCATCCTGCAGGGCCGCGAGGTTAAAGCGATCGAGGATGATGTCCTTGACGCGGACCTTCTCGCCGACAACGACTCCCTCCAGGGCGAGGGTGCCCTGCTGGCAGCTCTGAACTCCAAACGGACCGGCCGGATGTCCGACATCGTCGGAACCATCCAGTCCGAGCAGGACCGGATCATCCGGTCCTCAATCTCGGGCGCCCTCGTGGTCCAGGGCGGTCCCGGAACGGGTAAAACCGCCGTCGCGCTGCACCGTGCTGCCTACCTGCTGTATACCCACCGCGACCGGCTCAAGACCGCCGGCGTCCTGCTCGTGGGACCGTCGTCGTCGTTCATGAAGTACATCGAGCGGGTGCTTCCATCACTGGGTGAAACGGGTGTCGTGATGGCCAGTGTCGGCCGCCTGATGCCAGGAATCCATGCGGTCGCCGAGCCGGAATCCGAGGTCGCAGCCATCAAGGGCCGGTTGGAGATGGCCGACGTGGTGGCCAACGCTGTGGCCAACCGGCAACGCATACCCGCGGAAAACCGGGTCCTCGAGGTCGACGGACGCAAACTCCTCCTCACCCCCCGGCAGGTACGCCGCGCCCGGGACCGGGCGCGCTCCACCGGCAAGCCGCACAACGAGGCCCGCGTCTCGTTCGTGAAGATCCTGCTGCGCGAACTGACCGAGCAGATGACCGAACTCGTGGAAGCCGGCAGCATCGGCAACAACGCAGACCGCTCCTATCTGGCTGAAGACGTCCGCTCCGCCCGGGACGTCCGCATCGCTATCAACCTGTGCTGGATGCCCATGACGCCGGAGAAGCTCATCGGCGAACTCCTCACCCGGCCGGCGATCCTGGAAGCCTGCACCCCCCATCTCAGCCCGGCCGAGCGGGCACTGCTGCTGCGGCCCGCCGACGCACCGTGGACCGAAGCGGATGTGCCGCTGCTGGACGAGGCCGCCGAGCTGCTGGGCGAACTCGACGCTGCAGCCGGCAGGGGACTGGCCCAGCAGGAAAGCGACCGCGCACGCGACCTCGCCAATGCCAAGCAGACCCTGGTCAACATGGAAACCGCGGGCGTGGATGTCCTGATCTCCGCAGAGGAACTCGTGGACCAGAACCAGGAACGCGAGGCCCGGCTCACCGCGGCGGAGCGCGCTACGACCGACCGCAGCTGGGCGTTCGGGCACATCGTGGTGGACGAGGCGCAGGAGCTCTCGCCGATGCAGTGGCGGCTGCTGGTCCGCCGCTGCCCGCTAAAGTCCTTCACGATTGTCGGCGATATTGCCCAAACAAGCTCCGTGGCAGGTGCCAATTCCTGGCAAAGCGCCCTGGCGCCGATGTTCGGGGACCGCTGGCAACTCGAGGAACTCACCGTCAATTACCGCACGCCCTCGCAGATCGCCGAAGCTGCCGCCCGGATGGCCAACGCAGCTGGGCTTGTCGTATCCGCACCGAAGGCTGTCCGTGAGGGCCGCTGGTCACCGGTCATCGACCACGTCGAGCCTGGCCGGATCATCAGCAAGCTCGTGGAAGTCTTGCCGCAGGAGATCGAGGCACTGGAGGGGGGCCTGCTGGCGGTCATTGCCGACGGCGATCTCCTTCCGGAGGCTACCGCAGCCTTGCGCGCCGTCTACGGCCGGCGTGTCGGCACGGACGCCGGCAGCTATGAGCAGAACATCGTCGTCATCAGCCCCCGCGAGGCCAAGGGCCTGGAGTTCGACGGCGTCGTGGTGCTGGAACCGTCGGCGATGCTGAACCATGAGCACGGCCGGGTCGGCGACCTGTACGTGGCCATGACCCGGCCCACCCAGCGGCTGCGGCTCATCGCGTCCGCAGGAGTGCCGGCCGGCATCGAGGAGTAG
- a CDS encoding adenine phosphoribosyltransferase produces MTAPNGTSPHVAGLINSLCATIPDHPKPGIVFRDLTPVFADGTALRAVVNALVEPYEGQFDAVAGVEARGFLLASAAAYASGTGVITVRKAGKLPREVVSEDYALEYGNATLELHTTDLAPGSRVLILDDVLATGGTLGAAVKLFERCSVQVAGVGVVLELADLQGRSALGGHPVSSLLRL; encoded by the coding sequence ATGACCGCACCGAACGGCACTTCCCCGCACGTGGCAGGGCTCATCAACAGCCTGTGCGCCACCATCCCGGACCACCCCAAGCCCGGCATTGTCTTCAGAGACCTGACCCCCGTCTTCGCGGACGGGACCGCACTGCGGGCGGTGGTCAACGCTCTGGTGGAGCCATATGAAGGACAATTCGACGCCGTCGCCGGTGTGGAGGCCCGCGGGTTCCTGCTGGCGTCCGCCGCGGCGTACGCCAGCGGAACGGGCGTCATCACCGTCCGTAAAGCCGGAAAACTCCCGCGCGAAGTGGTCTCCGAGGACTACGCCCTTGAATACGGCAACGCCACCCTGGAACTGCACACCACGGACCTCGCTCCCGGCAGCCGCGTGCTGATCCTCGACGACGTCCTCGCGACGGGCGGCACGCTGGGCGCTGCGGTCAAGCTCTTCGAACGCTGCAGCGTGCAGGTCGCCGGCGTGGGAGTCGTCCTGGAGCTTGCTGATCTCCAGGGCCGTTCGGCGCTGGGCGGCCACCCGGTCAGCTCCTTGCTCCGCCTCTAG
- a CDS encoding NAD kinase yields the protein MSRRVLILAHTGREESLKAAWEACARLHGSGIVPVMLKSELGDMVRFFGRLDQPVEILHDHVMLPDVELVMVLGGDGTILRAAELVREVDVPLLGVNLGHVGFLAESERADLAQTVEWIASRDYTVEERMTIDVQVWVRGQKIWHTWALNEAAIEKGNRERMLEVVTEVDERPLTSFGCDGVVLATPTGSTAYAFSAGGPVVWPEVEALLIVPISAHALFAKPLVVSPRSRLAVEILNRTDAQGVLWCDGRRSVDLPPGARVEVTRSATPVRLARTHQTPFSGRLVSKFELPIQGWRGPMPQAAAIHTGPVPVIRTPRPMPPLSTPPPAGPGEASDPSTAK from the coding sequence ATGAGCAGGCGTGTCCTCATCCTTGCCCACACAGGCCGTGAGGAGTCCCTCAAGGCTGCCTGGGAAGCGTGCGCCCGGCTCCACGGCTCCGGCATCGTTCCGGTGATGCTGAAGTCCGAACTCGGCGACATGGTCCGCTTCTTCGGACGCCTCGACCAGCCGGTCGAGATCCTCCACGACCACGTGATGCTGCCCGACGTCGAACTTGTGATGGTCCTTGGCGGCGACGGCACGATCCTCCGCGCCGCGGAACTGGTGCGGGAGGTCGATGTGCCGTTGCTGGGCGTCAACCTCGGACACGTGGGATTCCTCGCCGAAAGCGAAAGGGCGGACCTCGCCCAGACCGTCGAGTGGATCGCGAGCCGTGACTATACGGTGGAAGAGCGGATGACCATTGATGTCCAGGTCTGGGTCCGCGGCCAGAAAATCTGGCATACCTGGGCATTGAACGAGGCAGCGATCGAGAAGGGCAACCGGGAGCGAATGCTCGAAGTGGTCACCGAGGTCGACGAGCGGCCGCTGACGTCCTTTGGCTGCGACGGCGTCGTCCTGGCCACTCCCACCGGCTCCACCGCGTACGCTTTCTCCGCCGGCGGCCCCGTGGTCTGGCCCGAAGTTGAGGCGCTCCTGATCGTGCCGATCAGCGCCCACGCGCTCTTCGCCAAGCCGCTGGTGGTTTCGCCCAGATCCCGGCTCGCTGTGGAAATCCTGAACCGCACTGACGCGCAGGGCGTGCTGTGGTGCGACGGCCGGCGGTCTGTGGACCTGCCGCCGGGAGCGCGGGTGGAAGTCACCCGTTCGGCGACGCCGGTCCGGCTGGCGCGCACGCACCAGACGCCGTTCTCCGGACGCCTCGTCAGCAAATTTGAACTGCCCATCCAGGGCTGGCGCGGCCCCATGCCGCAGGCCGCCGCGATCCATACCGGGCCGGTGCCCGTGATCCGCACGCCCCGGCCGATGCCGCCGCTTTCGACGCCGCCGCCTGCCGGTCCGGGCGAGGCTTCCGATCCATCAACTGCGAAGTGA
- the tyrS gene encoding tyrosine--tRNA ligase has translation MSQLNDLRSQQNDPSFANVWQELKWRGLVHVSTDEAELEKLLAGDPATYYCGFDPTAPSLHLGNLVQLLLMRRIQLAGHKPLGLVGGSTGLIGDPRQSAERVLNTPETVAEWVGKLQAQVQRFLSFDGNNAARMVNNLDWTAPLSAIDFLRGIGKHFRVGTMIKKDIVANRLNSDEGISYTEFSYQILQGMDYLQLFRDHGCVLQTGGSDQWGNLTSGTELIRKVEGKHVHALGTPLITNADGTKFGKSEGNAVWLDPEMCSPYAFYQFWLNTADSDVAARLKVFTFLTRAEIEALEASVAERPFAREGQRKLAYEVTSLVHGVDATEKVIAASAALFGNGDLAVLDEATLKAATSELPSATVASDGLGIIELLVATGLSESKSAARRTVGEGGAYVNNAKVADPDTVIEAGQLLHGRYLLLRRGKKNLATVEVTAP, from the coding sequence GTGTCCCAGCTAAATGATCTCCGTTCCCAGCAGAATGACCCCAGCTTCGCCAACGTCTGGCAGGAGCTGAAATGGCGAGGCCTGGTCCACGTCTCAACGGATGAGGCAGAGCTGGAAAAGCTGCTCGCCGGTGACCCCGCAACGTATTACTGCGGCTTCGATCCCACCGCACCGAGTCTTCACCTGGGCAACCTGGTCCAGCTGCTGCTGATGCGCCGGATCCAGCTCGCCGGCCACAAGCCCCTCGGCCTTGTCGGCGGCTCCACCGGCCTGATCGGCGATCCGCGCCAGAGTGCCGAGCGCGTTCTGAACACTCCCGAGACCGTGGCGGAATGGGTCGGAAAACTGCAGGCACAGGTTCAGCGTTTCCTTAGCTTCGACGGCAACAACGCGGCCCGGATGGTCAACAACCTTGACTGGACCGCGCCGCTGAGCGCCATCGACTTCCTGCGGGGGATTGGTAAGCACTTCCGGGTCGGGACCATGATCAAGAAGGACATTGTCGCCAACCGCCTGAACTCCGATGAGGGAATCAGCTACACGGAATTCAGCTACCAGATCCTGCAGGGCATGGACTACCTGCAGCTTTTCCGCGACCACGGTTGCGTGCTGCAAACCGGCGGCTCGGACCAGTGGGGCAACCTCACCAGCGGCACGGAACTCATCCGCAAGGTCGAGGGCAAGCACGTCCACGCACTGGGTACACCCCTCATTACCAATGCCGACGGCACAAAGTTCGGTAAGAGCGAGGGCAACGCCGTTTGGCTGGACCCGGAGATGTGCAGCCCGTACGCCTTCTATCAGTTCTGGCTCAACACGGCGGACAGCGACGTCGCTGCGCGGTTGAAGGTCTTCACGTTCCTCACCCGGGCCGAAATCGAGGCCCTGGAGGCGTCCGTGGCCGAGAGGCCGTTTGCCCGTGAAGGACAGCGCAAGCTTGCTTACGAAGTGACCTCCCTGGTGCATGGGGTGGATGCCACGGAGAAAGTCATTGCCGCCTCGGCTGCGCTGTTCGGTAACGGAGACCTCGCAGTCCTGGACGAGGCCACCCTGAAGGCCGCCACGTCCGAACTTCCCTCAGCAACCGTCGCTTCGGACGGCTTGGGCATCATTGAGCTGTTGGTGGCTACCGGGCTGTCGGAGAGCAAGTCCGCCGCCCGCCGCACGGTGGGGGAGGGCGGCGCCTACGTCAACAACGCCAAGGTTGCGGACCCTGACACCGTGATTGAAGCCGGCCAGCTGTTGCACGGCCGCTATCTGCTGCTGCGGCGGGGCAAGAAGAACCTGGCAACCGTGGAGGTCACTGCGCCGTAA
- the recN gene encoding DNA repair protein RecN, whose amino-acid sequence MLEELRIRDLGVITDATLPLGPGLSVVTGETGAGKTMVVTAVGLLLGARSDAGAVRSGAKSASAEATVKLDAGHPAVARAREAGADVEEFDGAAELLLARSVGADGRSRAYLGGRAAPVGVLGEIGETLVVVHGQSGQIRLKSPVAQREALDKFAGQNLAAELGSYQELYAQWKSSQAELDELRSAARERLREAESLEAALAEIDGVDPQPGEDESLKAEAVKLANVEELRIAATTAHQALIAEDFGDGNDATALVDAAKRTLEHVAEHDEELGSAAGRLAEVGFLLNDIATELASYQTSLDTEGPERLAEIEDRRGALAKLVRKYAPSIDEVLVWAEQSRERFLELQDDSSRIEALDAAVASAGTELVKRAAGISKLRKKASKDLSARVSAELKALAMADATLVITIESGGQPGPHGADEIAFLLQPHSGAPARPLGKGASGGELSRVMLAIEVVLAAVDPVPTFVFDEVDAGVGGRAAVEIGRRLAMLARHVQVLVVTHLPQVAAFADHHIRVTKTSVRGADGATATGFTSSDVKLLDAGERVRELARMLAGQEDSESAQAHAQELLDDARLLPQQA is encoded by the coding sequence ATGCTTGAAGAACTGAGAATCCGCGACCTCGGTGTCATCACCGACGCCACGCTGCCCCTCGGCCCCGGCCTGAGCGTTGTGACAGGTGAAACCGGCGCCGGCAAGACCATGGTGGTGACCGCCGTCGGGCTCTTGCTCGGCGCCCGGTCCGACGCCGGCGCCGTGCGCAGCGGCGCGAAGAGCGCCTCGGCCGAGGCAACGGTGAAGCTCGACGCCGGGCACCCGGCTGTGGCGCGCGCCCGAGAGGCCGGCGCTGACGTCGAGGAGTTCGACGGTGCAGCGGAGCTGCTGCTCGCCCGCAGCGTGGGCGCGGACGGCCGCAGCCGCGCATACCTGGGCGGACGCGCCGCGCCCGTGGGTGTCCTCGGCGAGATCGGCGAAACCCTCGTGGTGGTTCATGGCCAGTCCGGGCAGATCCGGCTCAAAAGCCCGGTGGCCCAGCGCGAGGCGCTGGACAAATTTGCGGGGCAGAACCTCGCGGCGGAACTCGGCTCCTACCAGGAACTTTATGCCCAGTGGAAGTCCAGCCAGGCCGAGCTCGACGAGCTGCGCAGCGCTGCCAGGGAACGCCTCCGCGAGGCCGAGTCCCTGGAGGCTGCCCTGGCCGAGATCGACGGCGTGGATCCGCAGCCAGGGGAGGATGAGTCCCTCAAAGCGGAGGCCGTCAAACTCGCCAATGTCGAGGAACTTCGGATCGCTGCTACAACCGCGCACCAGGCACTCATCGCCGAGGACTTCGGTGACGGCAATGACGCCACGGCGCTGGTCGATGCCGCTAAGCGCACCCTCGAGCACGTCGCGGAACACGACGAGGAACTCGGGTCCGCGGCCGGACGGCTGGCAGAGGTGGGGTTCCTGCTCAACGATATCGCCACCGAACTCGCAAGCTACCAGACGTCCCTGGATACCGAGGGCCCGGAACGGCTCGCGGAGATAGAGGACCGCCGGGGGGCCCTCGCGAAGCTGGTGCGGAAATACGCACCCAGCATTGACGAAGTGCTGGTGTGGGCCGAACAGTCCCGGGAGCGGTTCCTGGAACTCCAGGACGACTCCAGCCGGATCGAGGCGCTGGACGCCGCCGTGGCGAGTGCCGGGACGGAGCTGGTCAAGCGGGCCGCGGGAATCAGCAAGCTGCGCAAAAAGGCCTCCAAGGACCTCTCTGCCCGCGTCAGTGCCGAACTCAAGGCCCTGGCGATGGCCGACGCCACGCTCGTGATCACCATCGAATCCGGCGGGCAGCCGGGGCCGCATGGTGCGGACGAGATCGCGTTCCTGCTGCAGCCTCATTCAGGCGCCCCCGCCCGTCCGCTCGGCAAGGGTGCCTCCGGCGGTGAACTGTCGCGCGTCATGCTCGCCATCGAGGTGGTGCTGGCCGCCGTCGATCCTGTTCCCACGTTCGTCTTCGACGAGGTGGACGCCGGCGTGGGTGGGCGTGCCGCCGTCGAGATCGGCCGACGCCTGGCGATGCTGGCCCGGCATGTCCAGGTTCTCGTGGTCACCCACCTGCCGCAGGTGGCGGCCTTCGCCGACCATCACATCCGGGTCACCAAAACCTCGGTGCGGGGAGCTGACGGAGCAACGGCGACCGGCTTCACCTCCAGCGACGTCAAACTCCTTGACGCCGGTGAGCGCGTCCGGGAGCTGGCCCGGATGCTCGCCGGCCAGGAGGATTCCGAATCCGCGCAGGCCCACGCCCAGGAGCTGTTGGACGACGCCAGGCTCCTGCCGCAGCAGGCCTGA